Proteins from a genomic interval of Bdellovibrionales bacterium:
- a CDS encoding O-methyltransferase, with protein MPDIQVSEFDGRHLEVLVRMANAKKAVEIGTLGGYSGIFLIRGMGPNGHLYTFELSPAHAQVAHRNFKAAGLEGQVTQYVGPALENLKSIESEGPFDLVFIDADKASYPQYLDWAEKNLRTGGAVIGDNSFAFGRIGACLPGQEESSSVLAMREFNARLASSVQFCTTIFPTGEGLTVGVKIS; from the coding sequence ATGCCTGATATCCAGGTCAGCGAATTTGATGGACGTCATTTGGAGGTTTTGGTCCGAATGGCAAATGCAAAAAAAGCTGTCGAGATCGGAACTTTGGGGGGATATTCGGGGATTTTTTTGATTCGTGGGATGGGTCCAAATGGTCATTTGTATACCTTTGAACTCAGCCCCGCTCATGCTCAAGTCGCTCATCGTAATTTCAAGGCCGCGGGTCTTGAAGGTCAAGTTACGCAATACGTAGGGCCGGCTCTTGAAAATCTGAAAAGCATTGAAAGCGAAGGGCCTTTTGATTTGGTTTTTATTGATGCTGACAAGGCAAGCTATCCTCAATATCTGGATTGGGCAGAAAAAAATCTTCGTACGGGGGGAGCTGTGATTGGAGACAACAGTTTTGCCTTTGGGCGAATTGGGGCTTGCCTTCCAGGTCAGGAGGAATCGTCTTCAGTCCTTGCGATGCGTGAGTTTAATGCAAGGCTTGCGAGTTCCGTTCAATTTTGCACAACGATTTTTCCGACGGGTGAAGGGCTCACCGTCGGAGTGAAAATCTCGTAG